One genomic window of Anaeromyxobacter diazotrophicus includes the following:
- a CDS encoding RecX family transcriptional regulator, translating to MRARTPARPGAGGTSPASRRRARAPAGTPLEQAKALALRVLAFHARSQAQLRARLARAGFEPQADEVIAWAARLGYLDDAAYARARARALLGARGVGPRRAEERLRAAGIDAARARAAVAAAAEERAEDRRDGEPAELALCREALARKLRGRELAGLDERERARLARFLLGRGFSSSAVGRLVPLRGDGDP from the coding sequence TTGCGCGCGCGCACGCCAGCGAGGCCCGGGGCAGGCGGGACGAGCCCCGCGTCGCGGAGGCGCGCCCGCGCCCCCGCCGGCACCCCGCTCGAGCAGGCGAAGGCGCTCGCGCTCCGCGTGCTCGCCTTCCACGCCCGCAGCCAGGCCCAGCTCCGGGCGCGGCTCGCCCGCGCCGGGTTCGAGCCGCAGGCGGACGAGGTGATCGCCTGGGCGGCGAGGCTCGGCTACCTCGACGACGCGGCGTACGCCCGGGCCCGGGCACGCGCGCTCCTCGGCGCCCGGGGCGTCGGCCCGCGCCGCGCCGAGGAGCGGCTGCGCGCGGCCGGCATCGACGCCGCGCGCGCCCGCGCCGCCGTCGCCGCGGCGGCGGAGGAGCGCGCCGAGGACCGCCGCGACGGCGAGCCGGCCGAGCTCGCGCTGTGCCGCGAGGCGCTGGCGCGGAAGCTGCGGGGGCGCGAGCTCGCGGGGCTCGACGAGCGGGAGCGCGCGCGGCTGGCCCGGTTCCTCCTGGGCCGGGGCTTCTCCTCCTCCGCCGTGGGCCGGCTCGTCCCGCTCCGGGGGGACGGCGACCCGTAG
- a CDS encoding outer membrane protein assembly factor BamD, which translates to MRLRLLPLLVALSACAHGAFGGDSKYGKSAEEDYQTGVEELRTHNYLEAARYFEHVKTKYPFSKYAALSELRLADAKYDQDHAIEAAEAYQQFVKLHPNHEEADYAAYRAGLAAWKDGPSDFFLFPPPAEKDLAQVRAAAKSLASFLEKYPASKYRPDAEKLLARARGMLADHEWYVAEFYAKRGRWAGAAGRLEGLVRDYPGSPREPAALLELAQAYLKVDEKFRAQQALQQLIVKHPEDPRRPEAEKLLASLR; encoded by the coding sequence ATGCGCCTCCGCCTCCTCCCCCTCCTCGTGGCCCTCTCCGCCTGCGCGCACGGCGCCTTCGGCGGCGACTCGAAGTACGGCAAGTCGGCCGAGGAGGACTACCAGACCGGGGTCGAGGAGCTCCGGACCCACAACTACCTCGAGGCCGCGCGCTACTTCGAGCACGTGAAGACGAAGTACCCGTTCTCGAAGTACGCCGCGCTCTCCGAGCTCCGGCTGGCCGACGCGAAGTACGACCAGGACCACGCCATCGAGGCGGCCGAGGCCTACCAGCAGTTCGTCAAGCTGCACCCGAACCACGAGGAGGCCGACTACGCCGCCTACCGGGCCGGCCTCGCCGCCTGGAAGGACGGGCCGAGCGACTTCTTCCTCTTCCCCCCGCCGGCGGAGAAGGACCTCGCCCAGGTGCGCGCCGCGGCGAAGTCGCTCGCGAGCTTCCTGGAGAAGTACCCCGCCTCCAAGTACCGGCCGGACGCCGAGAAGCTGCTGGCGCGGGCGCGCGGAATGCTCGCCGACCACGAGTGGTACGTGGCGGAGTTCTACGCCAAGCGCGGGCGGTGGGCGGGCGCGGCCGGGCGGCTCGAGGGGCTGGTGCGCGACTACCCGGGCTCCCCGCGCGAGCCGGCCGCGCTCCTCGAGCTCGCGCAGGCCTACCTCAAGGTGGACGAGAAGTTCCGGGCGCAGCAGGCGCTGCAGCAGCTCATCGTGAAGCACCCGGAGGACCCGCGGCGGCCGGAGGCGGAGAAGCTCCTTGCCTCGCTCCGGTAG
- a CDS encoding nuclear transport factor 2 family protein, which produces MPRSGRPPAPRGSAAGDLSRIGVSSRRERGFRTGAPYLVPAALALAAAVAAWLSWGRLASLGASLGTPETQIRQALAAQERAHLDDVYGFHAGGTVELYGTRYEDVVPLVEGGRATVVAMLTAQGRVAWRGEAAQLAYVGRERFHMRPCTIARWCGEGDQFDRLRGVLLLLFRRHDAAERADLDAYGRLLAPDYRDGGEDRAAALARLAGELAAGPGRTRVSAWQIRVERDRAEVGEDREVSAPGAPPRQERRVYRLAREGERWLLVGGV; this is translated from the coding sequence TTGCCTCGCTCCGGTAGGCCGCCGGCGCCGCGCGGGAGCGCGGCGGGCGATCTCTCGCGCATCGGCGTCTCGAGCCGGCGGGAGCGCGGCTTCCGCACCGGCGCGCCCTACCTCGTCCCGGCGGCGCTGGCGCTCGCCGCGGCGGTGGCGGCCTGGCTCTCGTGGGGGCGGCTGGCCTCGCTGGGCGCCTCGCTCGGCACCCCCGAGACGCAGATCCGGCAGGCGCTGGCCGCCCAGGAGCGGGCGCACCTCGACGACGTGTACGGGTTCCACGCGGGCGGCACGGTCGAGCTGTACGGGACCCGCTACGAGGACGTGGTGCCGCTCGTCGAGGGCGGCCGGGCGACCGTGGTCGCCATGCTCACCGCCCAGGGGCGGGTGGCCTGGCGGGGCGAGGCGGCCCAGCTCGCCTACGTCGGGCGCGAGCGCTTCCACATGCGGCCCTGCACCATCGCCCGCTGGTGCGGCGAGGGCGACCAGTTCGACCGGCTGCGCGGCGTGCTGCTCCTGCTCTTCCGCCGCCACGACGCGGCGGAGCGGGCCGACCTCGACGCCTACGGGCGCCTGCTCGCCCCCGACTACCGCGACGGCGGCGAGGACCGCGCGGCCGCCCTGGCCCGGCTCGCCGGCGAGCTGGCCGCGGGCCCGGGGCGGACCCGCGTCTCCGCCTGGCAGATCCGCGTCGAGCGCGATCGCGCCGAGGTGGGCGAGGACCGCGAGGTGTCCGCGCCGGGCGCGCCGCCGCGGCAGGAGCGGCGCGTCTACCGGCTGGCGCGCGAGGGAGAGCGCTGGCTGCTGGTGGGCGGGGTGTAG
- a CDS encoding tetratricopeptide repeat protein, with protein MTELDDALKQALTLGRAYYLKKEYARAEPYLVQVVEQHQSFADVYNMLGIVYHDQGQYQRAQRAFEAALRINPGYTDAALNLAVLYNDTGKYQAARDVYRQALDHSGAAPGQLDRFVKGKLANMYADLGEVWLSAGLYPEAVREYQRALELCPTFVDIRAKLANAHRDSGARDLAIAEYEEIVRQNPGFIPARLSLGLALQAAGRRDEAVGHWRAVLDLSPGNRSAEMYLKLAGADGAGEGRAP; from the coding sequence ATGACCGAGCTCGACGACGCCCTCAAGCAGGCTCTCACGCTGGGCCGCGCCTACTACCTCAAGAAGGAGTACGCGCGGGCCGAGCCGTACCTGGTGCAGGTGGTGGAGCAGCACCAGTCGTTCGCCGACGTCTACAACATGCTCGGGATCGTCTACCACGACCAGGGGCAGTACCAGCGGGCGCAGCGCGCCTTCGAGGCCGCGCTCCGCATCAACCCGGGCTACACCGACGCGGCGCTCAACCTGGCCGTGCTCTACAACGACACCGGCAAGTACCAGGCGGCGCGCGACGTCTACCGGCAGGCGCTCGACCACTCCGGCGCCGCCCCCGGCCAGCTCGACCGCTTCGTGAAGGGCAAGCTCGCCAACATGTACGCCGATCTGGGCGAGGTGTGGCTCTCGGCGGGGCTCTACCCGGAGGCCGTGCGCGAGTACCAGCGCGCGCTGGAGCTGTGCCCGACCTTCGTCGACATCCGGGCCAAGCTCGCCAACGCGCACCGCGACTCGGGGGCCCGCGACCTCGCCATCGCCGAGTACGAGGAGATCGTCCGGCAGAACCCCGGGTTCATCCCGGCGCGGCTGTCGCTCGGCCTGGCGCTCCAGGCGGCGGGCCGCCGCGACGAGGCGGTCGGCCACTGGCGGGCGGTGCTCGACCTGTCGCCGGGCAACCGCAGCGCCGAGATGTACCTCAAGCTGGCCGGCGCTGACGGCGCCGGAGAAGGCCGCGCTCCCTGA
- a CDS encoding DUF4388 domain-containing protein, with translation MPARRPLALRFLSGRFQGGVVPIDPSRPMLLGRQQGSDLLLPEELVSRRHARLAYEGDELVLEDLGSTNGTYLNGVRVTRARVAEGDRVLLGQSILKVVAREPAPAQTAEEVRAGLERASVTAEPRRAAAMQGRIEEVPLPDLLQLFGTSRKTGLLVVQGDGHAAEVRLDKGRVVGCVIDGREELAAEKSFYRLLGWSHGHFELKPAAPGGAGLRPIAASMEGLLMEGMRQTDELRRLRQALPLRFAVVAGGSEGLDATDRALLALAAQHGALEGVLDAAQLPDLAAAERLERLVQRGLLVAVQ, from the coding sequence ATGCCCGCGCGCCGCCCGCTCGCGCTGCGCTTCCTCTCTGGACGCTTCCAGGGCGGGGTGGTGCCGATCGACCCGAGCCGGCCCATGCTGCTCGGCCGCCAGCAGGGCTCGGACCTGCTCCTGCCCGAGGAGCTCGTCTCGCGCCGCCACGCGCGGCTGGCCTACGAGGGCGACGAGCTGGTGCTCGAGGACCTCGGCTCCACGAACGGCACCTACCTGAACGGCGTGCGGGTCACCCGCGCGCGCGTGGCCGAGGGCGACCGCGTGCTGCTCGGCCAGTCCATCCTCAAGGTGGTCGCGCGCGAGCCCGCCCCGGCCCAGACGGCCGAGGAGGTCCGGGCGGGCCTGGAGCGCGCGTCGGTCACCGCCGAGCCGCGCCGCGCCGCCGCCATGCAGGGGCGCATCGAGGAGGTGCCGCTGCCCGACCTCCTGCAGCTCTTCGGCACCTCGCGCAAGACCGGCCTCCTGGTGGTGCAGGGCGACGGGCACGCGGCCGAGGTGCGCCTCGACAAGGGGCGGGTGGTGGGCTGCGTCATCGACGGGCGCGAGGAGCTCGCGGCGGAAAAGAGCTTCTACCGGCTCCTCGGCTGGAGCCACGGCCACTTCGAGCTGAAGCCGGCCGCCCCAGGCGGCGCCGGCCTCCGGCCCATCGCCGCGTCGATGGAGGGCCTGCTCATGGAGGGCATGCGGCAGACCGACGAGCTGCGCCGGCTCCGGCAGGCGCTCCCGCTGCGCTTCGCGGTGGTGGCCGGGGGGAGCGAGGGCCTCGACGCGACCGACCGCGCGCTGCTCGCCCTGGCCGCGCAGCACGGCGCGCTGGAGGGCGTCCTCGACGCCGCCCAGCTGCCCGACCTCGCCGCCGCCGAGCGGCTCGAGCGGCTGGTCCAGCGCGGGCTCCTCGTCGCGGTGCAGTGA
- the selD gene encoding selenide, water dikinase SelD yields MSGQDQVRLTTLSHGAGUACKIRPADLAQVLRHLPRTRDPRALVGHETSDDAAVYQLSATEAVVETVDFFTPVVDDPFLFGRIAAANAFSDIWAMGARPLFALNLVAFPVGKLPMETLGEILRGGAAAAAEAGAPILGGHSIDDPEPKYGMAVTGLVHPDRVLRNVGARPGDRILLTKPLGSGIVTTAIKRGEADPALVDRAVGVMAALNRAAGEVLAASGAVHALTDVTGFGLLGHALEMAQGSGVTLRLDARAVPILEGVRALAERDVAPGGSRANLAWVAPHVRFDASLDAPARLVLADAQTNGGLLAAVAPERLDELAAALKQAGVQAAVVGACAPASDVWIEVGAS; encoded by the coding sequence ATGTCGGGTCAGGACCAGGTGCGGCTCACGACGCTCAGCCACGGCGCGGGTTGAGCCTGCAAGATCCGCCCGGCGGATCTGGCGCAGGTCCTGCGCCACCTACCCAGGACGCGCGACCCGCGCGCGCTCGTCGGCCACGAGACGAGCGACGACGCCGCGGTGTACCAGCTCTCGGCCACCGAGGCGGTGGTCGAGACGGTCGACTTCTTCACGCCGGTGGTGGACGACCCGTTCCTCTTCGGCCGCATCGCCGCTGCGAACGCGTTCTCCGACATCTGGGCCATGGGCGCGCGGCCGCTCTTCGCGCTCAACCTGGTGGCCTTCCCGGTGGGCAAGCTCCCCATGGAGACCCTGGGCGAGATCCTGCGCGGCGGGGCCGCGGCGGCGGCCGAGGCGGGCGCCCCCATCCTGGGAGGCCACAGCATCGACGACCCGGAGCCGAAGTACGGCATGGCCGTCACCGGGCTCGTCCACCCCGACCGCGTCCTGCGCAACGTCGGGGCGCGGCCGGGCGATCGGATCCTCCTGACGAAGCCGCTCGGCTCCGGGATCGTGACCACCGCCATCAAGCGCGGGGAGGCCGACCCGGCGCTGGTGGACCGCGCGGTCGGGGTCATGGCGGCCCTCAACCGCGCCGCGGGCGAGGTGCTGGCGGCGAGCGGCGCGGTCCACGCGCTCACCGACGTCACCGGCTTCGGGCTGCTCGGGCACGCGCTCGAGATGGCGCAGGGCTCGGGGGTGACGCTCCGGCTCGACGCCCGGGCGGTGCCCATCCTGGAAGGCGTGCGAGCGCTCGCCGAGCGCGACGTGGCGCCGGGAGGCTCGCGCGCGAACCTGGCCTGGGTGGCGCCCCACGTGCGCTTCGACGCCTCCCTGGACGCGCCGGCGCGCCTGGTGCTCGCCGACGCCCAGACGAACGGCGGCCTGCTGGCGGCGGTCGCGCCGGAGCGGCTGGACGAGTTGGCGGCGGCGCTGAAGCAGGCGGGCGTGCAGGCGGCGGTGGTGGGCGCGTGCGCGCCGGCGTCCGACGTCTGGATCGAGGTCGGGGCGAGCTAG